From a region of the Helianthus annuus cultivar XRQ/B chromosome 5, HanXRQr2.0-SUNRISE, whole genome shotgun sequence genome:
- the LOC110943544 gene encoding uncharacterized protein LOC110943544: protein MIVYGKACHLPVELEHRVLWALKTVNLDLTPAARRRYFQIHELEALRDAAYERSWNIKDKTKALHDRKLKGLREFKVGDKVLLYKSKFKLFPGKLKSKWTGPYVVKEVFPYGAIELFDEVTKGSWKVNGHRLKHYLGGPIDKTEREETPIEEIPNTTA, encoded by the coding sequence ATGATAGTCTATGGCAAAGCTTGCCATCTCCCGGTTGAATTAGAGCACCGAGTGCTTTGGGCTCTTAAAACCGTCAATCTTGATCTTACTCCCGCGGCTAGGAGGAGGTACTTCCAAATCCATGAGTTAGAGGCTCTTAGAGATGCGGCATATGAGCGTTCATGGAATATCAAGGACAAAACGAAAGCGTTGCATGATAGGAAGCTTAAGGGGTTGAGAGAGTTCAAAGTTGGTGATAAAGTGCTTCTCTATAAGTCAAAGTTCAAATTATTTCCCGGAAAGTTGAAGTCGAAGTGGACGGGACCTTATGTTGTGAAGGAGGTGTTCCCGTATGGCGCGATTGAGTTATTTGATGAAGTTACGAAAGGATCTTGGAAGGTGAATGGCCATAGATTGAAGCATTACTTAGGTGGCCCGATTGACAAGACCGAGAGGGAGGAAACTCCTATCGAAGAAATTCCAAACACCACCGCGTAG
- the LOC110943543 gene encoding uncharacterized protein LOC110943543: MANRTVYEQATTGFTGANLPITLPHIANDRSWQIPSYIMTAITNSCQFHNRDDEDTPAYINQITRLCSTFSIEGVNLDARYLQALVEKFYNGLTPEIKARFDTSAGGQLMGKKTVNECNDLFKSFAHSDMDYSTTSRTSTPVTTSSAAQGVNQVGLDSSVAAALEKMEKYFKQELNEIKKKVDRCEVEFIASQSRGPFNNNNSNYNSNWRGSGNNSGFRSSGNLSGFPSGQYQNRGPGLYTSGGSGQGGQFSGSGSRGQFASGGSNQVGQGSGKGSEGSLSRIEEMFAQLMRQVGGLANQLQENSPGQFSGNTYPNPINHSAKAITTRSGKSLGEVVRESVEIEDEEEVDEEIEMEAPGKMQHRLDPASTAHTQEPQVEKSVEKRPIGVRPSPLVNHSRVPYPACLKHQKYAKEYEQFLEMFKQLKINLPFIEALQSIPKYAKFLKDLLKRKDRKGELSNIPLTRGCSAVVLNKLPEKLTNPGTFTIPCFFGDGVTPAHSLADLGASINLMPFSLYEKLGLGELTPTRMS; this comes from the exons ATGGCCAATAGAACCGTTTACGAACAAGCCACCACCGGCTTCACCGGTGCTAATTTACCCATCACCCTTCCCCACATTGCTAATGATAGGTCCTGGCAAATCCCGTCCTACATCATGACGGCCATCACTAACTCGTGCCAATTCCACAACCGTGATGATGAGGATACTCCCGCCTACATCAACCAAATCACCCGCCTTTGTAGCACCTTCTCTATTGAGGGTGTTAATCTAGATGCCAGGTATCTTCAG GCACTCGTAGAAAAGTTCTACAATGGTCTCACCCCCGAGATCAAAGCCCGTTTCGATACTTCTGCTGGAGGGCAACTCATGGGTAAAAAGACAGTTAATGAGTGCAATGATTTGTTTAAGAGTTTCGCCCATTCTGACATGGACTATAGCACTACCAGCCGGACTTCCACTCCTGTGACTACCTCCTCGGCCGCTCAAGGGGTAAACCAAGTTGGCTTGGATTCATCGGTAGCTGCTGCTCTAGAGAAGATGGAGAAATATTTTAAACAAGAGTTAAATGAGATTAAGAAAAAGGTCGATAGATGTGAG GTAGAGTTTATAGCCAGTCAGTCTAGGGGTccgtttaataataataattctaattatAACTCCAACTGGCGTGGTAGTGGCAATAATAGTGGCTTCCGCTCTTCCGGTAACCTTTCTGGTTTTCCATCTGGTCAGTATCAAAATAGGGGGCCTGGTCTATACACTAGTGGAGGTTCAGGTCAGGGAGGTCAGTTTAGTGGTTCAGGTTCAAGGGGTCAATTTGCTAGTGGGGGGTCAAATCAAGTGGGTCAAGGTAGTGGTAAGGGTTCGGAGGGTAGTCTAAGTAGGATTGAGGAGATGTTTGCTCAGTTGATG CGACAGGTAGGTGGTTTAGCTAACCAGTTACAAGAGAACTCACCTGGTCAATTTTCAGGAAATACCTACCCGAACCCGATTAACCATTCAGCTAAGGCTATTACTACCCGTAGTGGAAAGAGTTTAGGGGAGGTAGTTAGAGAGAGTGTTGAGATAGAGGATGAGGAAGAGGTAGACGAGGAGATAGAGATGGAAGCTCCCGGTAAGATGCAACATAGGCTAgacccagcaagtaccgcacacactCAGGAGCCTCAAGTAGAAAAGAGTGTTGAAAAACGTCCCATAGGGGTTAGGCCTTCACCGTTAGTTAATCATTCACGTGTTCCTTACCCCGCCTGCCTTAAGCATCaaaaatatgctaaggaatatgagCAATTTTTAGAAATGTTCAAGCAACTAAAAATCAACCTTCCTTTCATCGAAGCCTTACAGTCCATTCCTAAATACGCCAAATTCCTTAAGGACCTTCTCAAACGTAAGGATAGGAAAGGTGAGCTTTCCAACATTCCATTGACTCGAGGTTGTTCCGCGGTGGTCTTGAATAAGCTACCGGAGAAATTAACCAACCCGGGTACATTCACCATTCCTTGCTTCTTCGGGGATGGCGTTACCCCCGCCCATTCCTTAGCCGACTTAGGTGCTAGCATCAATTTGATGCCATTTTCTCTTTATGAGAAGCTAGGGTTAGGAGAGCTTACACCCACGCGTATGTCATAG